In the genome of Triticum urartu cultivar G1812 chromosome 5, Tu2.1, whole genome shotgun sequence, one region contains:
- the LOC125508581 gene encoding cytochrome P450 81Q32-like, with amino-acid sequence MDKAYIAILTIAFLFLIHYVLGNGRRGGKGAAQLPPSPPAIPFLGHLHLLEKPFHAALHRLAARLGPVFSLRLGSRRAVVVSSAECARECFTEHDVTFANRPRFPSQLLVSFDGAALVTSSYGPHWRNLRRVAAVQLLSAHRVACMSGVIAGEVRAMTRRLFRAAAASPGGDGAAQVQLKRRLFELSLSVLMETIAQTKATRSEADADTDMSVEAQEFKKVVDELIPYLGAANTWDYLPVLRWFDVFGVRNKILAAVSRRDAFMLRLIDNERRRLDDAGTEGDKKSMIAVLLTLQKTEPEVYTDTMIMALCANLFGAGTETTSTTTEWAMSLLLNHPAALKKAQAEIDASVGTSRLVTADDVPRLAYLQCIVSETLRLYPAAPMLLPHESSADCKVGGYNVPSGTMLMVNAYAIHRDPAAWERPLEFVPERFEDGKAEGRFMIPFGMGRRRCPGETLALRAIGMVLATLVQCFDWERVDGAEVDMTEGGGLTIPKVVPLEAVCRPRPAMRDVLQSL; translated from the exons ATGGATAAGGCGTACATTGCCATCCTCACCATCGCCTTCCTCTTCCTGATCCACTACGTTCTGGGCAATGGCCGGCGCGGCGGCAAGGGCGCCGCGCAGCTGCCGCCGAGCCCCCCGGCCATCCCGTTCCTCGGCCACCTCCACCTCCTGGAGAAGCCGTTCCATGCCGCGCTGCACCGCCTCGCCGCGCGCCTCGGCCCGGTCTTCTCGCTGCGGCTCGGCTCGCGCCGCGCCGTTGTGGTCTCCTCGGCGGAGTGCGCCAGGGAGTGCTTCACGGAGCACGACGTGACGTTCGCCAACCGGCCCCGGTTCCCCTCGCAGCTGCTCGTCTCCTTCGACGGCGCCGCGCTCGTCACGTCCAGCTACGGCCCGCACTGGCGCAACCTCCGCCGCGTCGCCGCCGTGCAGCTGCTCTCCGCGCACCGCGTCGCCTGCATGTCGGGCGTCATCGCCGGCGAGGTGCGCGCCATGACGCGCCGGCTGTTCCGCGCCGCCGCGGCGTCCCCCGGCGGCGATGGCGCCGCGCAGGTCCAGCTGAAGCGGAGGCTCTTCGAGCTCTCCCTCAGCGTGCTCATGGAGACCATCGCCCAGACCAAGGCGACCCGGTCGGAGGCCGACGCCGACACGGACATGTCCGTGGAGGCCCAGGAGTTCAAGAAGGTGGTGGACGAGCTCATCCCGTACCTCGGCGCCGCCAACACGTGGGATTACCTGCCGGTGTTGCGGTGGTTCGACGTGTTCGGCGTTAGGAACAAGATCCTGGCCGCCGTGAGCAGGAGGGACGCCTTCATGCTGCGTCTCATCGACAACGAGCGCCGGAGGCTCGACGACGCTGGCACCGAAGGCGACAAGAAGAGCATGATCGCCGTGCTGCTCACTCTGCAGAAGACGGAGCCGGAGGTGTACACCGATACCATGATCATGGCTCTCTGCGCG AATTTATTTGGGGCCGGAACGGAGACCACGTCGACGACGACGGAGTGGGCGATGTCGCTGCTGCTGAACCACCCGGCGGCGCTCAAAAAGGCGCAGGCCGAGATCGACGCGTCCGTGGGCACCTCCCGGCTGGTGACCGCCGACGACGTGCCGCGGCTCGCCTACCTGCAGTGCATCGTGAGCGAGACGCTGCGGCTGTACCCGGCGGCGCCGATGCTGCTGCCGCACGAGTCCTCGGCGGACTGCAAGGTGGGCGGCTACAACGTGCCGAGCGGCACGATGCTGATGGTGAACGCGTACGCCATCCACCGGGACCCCGCGGCGTGGGAGCGGCCGCTGGAGTTCGTCCCGGAGCGGTTCGAGGACGGGAAGGCGGAGGGGCGGTTCATGATCCCGTTCGGGATGGGCCGGCGGCGGTGCCCCGGGGAGACGCTGGCGCTGCGGGCTATCGGCATGGTGCTGGCCACGCTGGTGCAGTGCTTCGACTGGGAGCGCGTGGACGGCGCGGAGGTGGACATGACGGAGGGCGGCGGGCTCACCATCCCCAAGGTCGTGCCGCTCGAGGCCGTGTGCAGGCCGCGCCCGGCCATGCGCGACGTGCTTCAGAGCCTCTGA